Genomic segment of Nitrospirota bacterium:
GCATCGTCGGCGTCGCCGTCTGATCCTTGCAAAATCCCGTCAGTTGCCGTCCAGTAGGAAGGATCACACCGCTGGTGACTGTTGAGTTCGAGTGTGCTATAGACTTGCGCGCCATTCGAAAGACCAAGACCCTCGCGCTTGAACGCGACATGGTCGGCCGAAACGAGGACCGATGACAACACCTAAACGCACGCGCCTCTTGTCCATCCTGCTCCTCTCGATCCTCTTCGTGGCTGCACTGTGTTCATCGGGATGCATCTGGACCGGGCCTACGGGCCATCATCGCCGTCAAACCGGCTCACTCCAACTCCTGGCACGCACGCGATCAGTTATTGGCAGGATGTGAAGCCGATTTTGGAGGCGCGGTGTATCGTCTGTCACGGCTGTTACGATGCGCCGTGTCAGCTCGATCTCAGTGCGTATGAGGGCATCGAGCGTGGGGCCAATAAGGAGAAGGTCTACAACCCCGGTCGCGTGTTGGCCGCGGAGCCGACGCGGCTGTTCGTCGACGCGGACTCGCCGGAGCAATGGCGCAAGGCCGGGTTTTTCCCGGTGTTGAATGAACGGGCGCAGACCAGGGACGCTAATCTGGGTGCGGGGTTGCTGGTGAAGATGTTGCAGCTCAAGCGGCAGCACCCCCAGCCGAAGGTGAGTCCCCTGCCCGCGAGTTTTGATTTTTCGCTGGACCGAAATCAGTCGTGCCCGACGGTGGAGGAGTTCGACCGCTTTGCCGAGAAGAAGCCGTTGTGGGGAATGCCTTATGGCATGCCCGATCTCACGGACCGCGAGTACGGCACGCTGCTGACGTGGCTGGAGGAGGGGGCGATGGCGGAGGCGCCGCCCCCGTTGGCAGCGAGCGCGATGGCGCACGTATCGGCGTGGGAGACGTTCTTCAACGGCGACACGGCCAAAGAGCAGTTGATGAGTCGTTACCTCTACGAGCACCTCTTCCTTGCGGATCTGTATTTTGGGGACAGGGCGACGCGATTGTTCTTCCGGCTGGTCCGCTCCAAGACGCCGCCCGGCGAACCGATCCAATTGATCGCGACGCGGCGCCCGTACGACGCGCCGATGGTGCCTCGCGTGTACTATCGGCTGCAGCCGGTCCGGACCTCGATCCTGGACAAGACGCACATGCCGTATCGGCTCGACGACGCACGCATGGCGCGTTACCGGACCCTGTTCTTGGATCCGGACTACGTCGTCTCCGAGTTGCCGTCGTACGATCCCGAGACGTCGGCCAACCCCTTCGCCACGTTTCACGCGATTCCGGCGAGGTCGCGCTACGAGTTCCTGCTCGATGAGGCGCAGTTCACGCTCATGAATTTCATCAAGGGGCCGGTCTGTCGCGGGCAAGTGGCGCTCAATGTCATCAACGAGCGTTTCTGGGTCGTGTTCGTCAATCCCAAGAGCCCGCTTCTGGATCAGGAGGATCAATTCCTGGCCCGAGAAGCCGATAACCTGCGGATGCCAACGGAAAAGAGCAGCAACGCGACGGCGTTGCAGACCTGGCTGAAATACTCGAATTTGGAGAAGGCGTATTTCGCGGCCAAGACCGAGTATCTCAAGCAGCATCTCGCCGCAGGGGAGGAGATCTCGCTGGACCTGGTGTGGGACGGGGATGGGCGCAATGACAATGCAGGCCTCACCGTGTTTCGGCACTTCGACAACGCGACCGTGGTGAAGGGGTTCGTCGGAGACGAACCCAAGACCCTGGTCGCGCTCAGGTATCCGCTGCTGGAACGCATCCACTATCTGCTGGTCGCGGGCTATGACGTGTACGGTAATATCGGCCACCAATTGAATTCCCGGCTCTACATGGATTTCATGCGCATGGAGGGCGAGGCCAATTTCCTCACCCTGTTGCCGGCGGAAACCCGAGTGAAGGAATGGAAACACTGGTATCGCGACGCGGGACGCGAGGTCGAAAGCTACGGGGAGCTGTACAACCAACGCGTGAATCGCGAGCCCGGCATTCGGTACCGAACCGAGAACCCGAAATCGGAGTTGGTCGCGATGCTGCGCGATCGCCTCGCCCCCGTGTTGAACACCGAATATGCGATTAAGCCGGATGGCGATCCCGGAGTGCGGCAGCAACTGGAGCGCTTATCGCAGCTGCGGGGGGTGGCGGTGTCCTGGTTGCCGCAGGCCGCGTTCTTGATGATCGAGGGCGCGCAAGACCCGTACATGACCATCGTTCACAACAATGGCATGAGCAATGTGTCGCATATGCTCTCCGAACAGAAACGGCGCCTGCCCGAAGAAGACGATCTCACCGTGGTCGGAGGGTTTCTCGGCGCCTACCCCAACGCGTTCTATCGGGTGCCGGTCGCGGCCCTGCCGGACTTTGTCGGCGCCGTGGAAGGCCTGGGCAGCGAGGCGGACTATCGCGCCCTGGTCAGCCGCTTCGGCGTGACGCGGAGCGATCCCGAGTTCTGGGAGGTGAGCGACGCGGTGCGGACCGCCTTTCACGCGGCGGCTCCCATCGAGGCCGGCCTGTTCGACTACAATCGCCTAGAAAATCGGTAACAGGGCAGTTGCTGAACGAACTCCTCGAGGTGATTGCCTCTAGGGGGTTCTTTGCTTCGCGATTTCCCAGAAGCCCCGAGGGTCCGTGACCTTCAGCGGAAGACGGTCGCGTTCGGCGAGGATGTCGTGGTCGCCGGTGACGAGCACATCGGCGTTTGCAGCGATCGCGGCGGCCACGATGGGACGGTCCTTGGGTCGCGGAGCGAAACCTCCAGGGGTAATCGGCGTTGCGCCGCGACGCGGTACTTCTTCAGGAGCGCGAGGACTTCGCTGATTGTTTTTCGTGGAAGGCCGATCTTCTTGGAGAGCACGGCGTCGACCTCACGGATGACCGGGTCGGCGGTGACCAAGTTGTGTTCGGCCAAGATCACCCGGAAGACGTCCGCGCAGAGCCCGCGTGTCGCGAAGGCCGCGACGATGACGTTCGTGTCGAGGAACACCCTCACGAAATACGGCGGAAGACATCCTCGTCGGTGAGGTAACCCCTCGCTTCGGCGAAGGGCATCACGCGGCGTCGCAAGCGTTCGAACAGCACGATCGCGAGTTGCCTCCGCAAGGCGTCGCGGATGACGGCGCTGCGGTTCTTGCCGGACTTCCCGCACACCTGAGTCAGCAGCCGATCGAGCTCCTCGTCGAGGCGGATGGTCACGGTGCTCTTCATGTCAGACAGTGTAAGACAGCAGAGCCTGGGCCGTCAAGCGCTTGTCCTATGCGGTGCGGGGGAGGCTGCGCCATGGTGGATTCCCGATCAGACGCGCCTGCGGATCTGTCGTGGCTGGTCATGGCGCTCGGCATCATTTTCATTCATTTAAGTCCGCTGGTGTGGCAAGCGGGAGGGTCGACACCTTTCACTCGACCACTTAGATGGACAGCTCAATCTTGCGAGTAGAGCTGGCTTGACAACCATTCCGAATAAGCATTACCATACCAACCGGTTTGTCTAACAGGTAGCCCATGCGAACCGCCAACCCTGATTCCCCCACCAAAGAGAAGTTGCTCGATGCCGCGCAGCGCCTCATGCTGGCGAAGGGATTTCCCGCCACCACGGTCGAGGAAATCTGCGAGACCGCCGGCCTGACCAAGGGTAGTTTCTTTCACTATTTCGAGAGCAAGGACGATTTGGGCCAGGCGGTGCTGGACCGCTACGCGGGACAAGGCCTCGGGGCGCTCGAAACCGCGTCGTTTCGTGGGCAGCGCGATCCGTTGAAACGGATTCTAGCGTCGATCGACCACTGGATCGACCTCGTCAAGGACCCGTCGGCGCCATGCGGTTGTTTGCTCGGCAACTTCGCCCAGGAGCTGTCCGATACCCACCCGAAGATTCGGGCCCAGTGCGCGCGGCACTTTGACCGGTGGACCCAGATGCTCAAGCAGGACTTCGACGAGGCAAAGTCCGCCTACCGCCCGCGCGCCCAGATCGACACGCAAGGACTCGCCGAGCACTACGTAGCGGTCCTCGAGGGCGCGCTGTTATTAACCAAGGCTAAGAGCGACCGGAAGGTCTTCGAGCGAAACTTAACCCATCTCAAACGCTATATCCGGACGGTCTTCGAGGGCGAGTAGCTGTTTCCGTTCGGCATGATAGATACCAACTGGTTGGTGTCTGACAATGCAGTCGAGAGAGAGGAGGGGCGATGTACGCGATTACGGGTGCAACCGGAAACACGGGAAAGCGGATTGCCGAGGCGCTGTTGGCAAAGGGGGAGCAGGTCCGGGTCGTCGGGCGGAGCGCTGAGCGGCTGAAGGCGCTGGTGGATCGCGGCGCCGAGGCGTTCGTGGCGTCGCTCGATGATGTGGGCGCGACGACGCGTGCGTTCGCGGGAGCGAGGGCCGTCTATCTCATGATCCCTCCGCCCTACGCCGAGCCCGACGTGCGCGGGTACCAGAATCGGGTGGGGAAGGCCTTGTCGGAAGCGGTCGTGGCCGCGCGTGTGGCGCACGTCGTGAATCTCAGCAGCGTGGGAGCGCATCTGGCGGAGCGGGTCGGGCCCATCAAAGGGCTGCACGATCAGGAAGAGCGCCTCAATCGCCTGGCCGGCGTGAATGTCCTGCACCTACGTCCTGTGTCCTTCATGGAGAACGTTCTCTTCAACATCAACCTGATCAGACAGGCCGGGATCAACGGCACGCCGCTGCGCGCGGATCTCGCCATTCCGATGATCGCGACCCAGGACATCGCCGCAGTCGCGACTCGGCGTCTGCTTGCCCTCGATTTTTCCGGAAAGGCCACGCAAGAACTCCTGGGT
This window contains:
- a CDS encoding PIN domain-containing protein encodes the protein MRVFLDTNVIVAAFATRGLCADVFRVILAEHNLVTADPVIREVDAVLSKKIGLPRKTISEVLALLKKYRVAAQRRLPLEVSLRDPRTVPSWPPRSLQTPMCSSPATTTSSPNATVFR
- a CDS encoding CopG family transcriptional regulator, yielding MTIRLDEELDRLLTQVCGKSGKNRSAVIRDALRRQLAIVLFERLRRRVMPFAEARGYLTDEDVFRRIS
- a CDS encoding TetR/AcrR family transcriptional regulator, with amino-acid sequence MRTANPDSPTKEKLLDAAQRLMLAKGFPATTVEEICETAGLTKGSFFHYFESKDDLGQAVLDRYAGQGLGALETASFRGQRDPLKRILASIDHWIDLVKDPSAPCGCLLGNFAQELSDTHPKIRAQCARHFDRWTQMLKQDFDEAKSAYRPRAQIDTQGLAEHYVAVLEGALLLTKAKSDRKVFERNLTHLKRYIRTVFEGE
- a CDS encoding NAD(P)H-binding protein — its product is MYAITGATGNTGKRIAEALLAKGEQVRVVGRSAERLKALVDRGAEAFVASLDDVGATTRAFAGARAVYLMIPPPYAEPDVRGYQNRVGKALSEAVVAARVAHVVNLSSVGAHLAERVGPIKGLHDQEERLNRLAGVNVLHLRPVSFMENVLFNINLIRQAGINGTPLRADLAIPMIATQDIAAVATRRLLALDFSGKATQELLGQRDVSMAEATRILGQAIGKPDLPYVQFPYEEAEKAMVGMGLSPDMARAFIEMYRAFNDGILRPTEPRSAANTTPTSFEEFAKTFAAVYAA
- a CDS encoding fatty acid cis/trans isomerase; the encoded protein is MKPILEARCIVCHGCYDAPCQLDLSAYEGIERGANKEKVYNPGRVLAAEPTRLFVDADSPEQWRKAGFFPVLNERAQTRDANLGAGLLVKMLQLKRQHPQPKVSPLPASFDFSLDRNQSCPTVEEFDRFAEKKPLWGMPYGMPDLTDREYGTLLTWLEEGAMAEAPPPLAASAMAHVSAWETFFNGDTAKEQLMSRYLYEHLFLADLYFGDRATRLFFRLVRSKTPPGEPIQLIATRRPYDAPMVPRVYYRLQPVRTSILDKTHMPYRLDDARMARYRTLFLDPDYVVSELPSYDPETSANPFATFHAIPARSRYEFLLDEAQFTLMNFIKGPVCRGQVALNVINERFWVVFVNPKSPLLDQEDQFLAREADNLRMPTEKSSNATALQTWLKYSNLEKAYFAAKTEYLKQHLAAGEEISLDLVWDGDGRNDNAGLTVFRHFDNATVVKGFVGDEPKTLVALRYPLLERIHYLLVAGYDVYGNIGHQLNSRLYMDFMRMEGEANFLTLLPAETRVKEWKHWYRDAGREVESYGELYNQRVNREPGIRYRTENPKSELVAMLRDRLAPVLNTEYAIKPDGDPGVRQQLERLSQLRGVAVSWLPQAAFLMIEGAQDPYMTIVHNNGMSNVSHMLSEQKRRLPEEDDLTVVGGFLGAYPNAFYRVPVAALPDFVGAVEGLGSEADYRALVSRFGVTRSDPEFWEVSDAVRTAFHAAAPIEAGLFDYNRLENR